In one Lachnospiraceae bacterium GAM79 genomic region, the following are encoded:
- a CDS encoding DUF6103 family protein, protein MRNTTINVSFNTEKLDALKFHMEKRDTDLQGELNDTVQKLYEKYVPQATREYIDDKVAREISTRERTRRADRTVRREESQLEESEIV, encoded by the coding sequence ATGAGAAATACTACGATCAATGTCAGTTTTAACACAGAAAAATTGGATGCGTTAAAGTTCCACATGGAAAAAAGGGACACCGATCTTCAGGGGGAATTAAATGATACAGTACAGAAACTGTATGAAAAATATGTCCCGCAGGCTACCCGTGAATATATTGATGACAAGGTGGCAAGAGAAATATCCACCAGAGAACGTACCCGTAGAGCTGATCGGACTGTAAGACGGGAGGAGTCCCAGCTGGAAGAATCAGAAATCGTATGA
- a CDS encoding chemotaxis protein, translating into MDEIMDQLNQVIEERVLELKRKSEEDKVPAYCTETKEHVLRMDRILNSLSEDDRQWLDDQLMAKMDIPEQERLRYYKAGLADAIELIHYLRT; encoded by the coding sequence ATGGATGAGATTATGGATCAGTTAAATCAGGTAATCGAAGAACGAGTTCTGGAGCTGAAGAGAAAAAGTGAAGAGGACAAGGTTCCCGCTTATTGCACAGAGACCAAGGAACATGTCCTCCGCATGGATCGAATTCTCAATAGCCTTTCAGAGGATGACCGGCAATGGTTGGATGACCAGCTTATGGCTAAAATGGATATACCGGAACAGGAGCGTTTGAGGTATTATAAGGCGGGTCTTGCAGATGCCATTGAACTAATCCATTATTTAAGAACCTGA
- a CDS encoding C40 family peptidase: MAVSAAAVTAKLVALTLSDRNGRTVVFSVIAALVTPVILIATMIMCTLSGTVDHNISAVQLSFHGGYLSSKVPAEYRMYIENMQDSFEKLDGVLNEINGMAEAEEVDPYQVKAIFYALFFGKEYPRMDEGDYRAFADCFVEYEEREDEEGETYTVAIPIQSLNMVYGNLAAELNQEVSLEDKTNVQRIYMLAKYGVSVPGGNGLPPGQAMGDGSFSALMAEATRYIGYPYVWGGSSPDTSFDCSGYICWVYTRSGVYHLSRTTAQGIYDQCAIVSREEARPGDLVFFTGTYASAGAVSHVGIYVGGSRMLHCGSPIGYADLTSPYWNSHLYAFGRLATIPE, translated from the coding sequence ATGGCCGTCTCAGCTGCCGCTGTGACAGCAAAACTGGTAGCGCTTACCCTATCTGACCGGAATGGGCGGACTGTGGTTTTTTCTGTTATTGCAGCATTAGTAACCCCTGTTATTTTAATTGCCACCATGATTATGTGCACGCTTTCTGGGACTGTAGACCATAACATTTCTGCTGTCCAGCTGTCCTTTCATGGAGGGTATTTGTCCTCAAAGGTGCCAGCAGAGTATCGGATGTACATCGAAAATATGCAGGACAGTTTTGAAAAACTGGATGGGGTGTTAAATGAAATTAATGGTATGGCAGAAGCCGAAGAAGTAGATCCCTACCAGGTAAAAGCGATTTTTTATGCCCTGTTTTTTGGTAAGGAGTACCCTCGGATGGATGAGGGGGACTATCGGGCATTCGCAGATTGTTTTGTAGAGTATGAGGAGAGGGAGGATGAAGAGGGAGAAACCTATACAGTTGCAATTCCAATCCAAAGCCTGAATATGGTCTACGGAAATCTTGCTGCAGAATTAAACCAGGAGGTTTCTCTGGAAGATAAAACGAATGTACAGCGCATCTATATGCTGGCAAAATACGGTGTGAGTGTACCAGGTGGAAATGGTCTTCCTCCCGGACAGGCTATGGGAGATGGGAGTTTTTCCGCGCTGATGGCAGAGGCAACCCGTTATATTGGTTATCCCTATGTATGGGGCGGTAGTTCTCCAGACACCAGTTTCGACTGCAGTGGATATATCTGTTGGGTCTACACGAGATCCGGGGTGTATCACCTTTCCCGAACAACAGCTCAGGGGATTTATGACCAGTGTGCGATTGTGTCAAGAGAGGAAGCTAGACCCGGAGATCTGGTGTTTTTTACGGGAACTTATGCATCTGCAGGGGCGGTCAGCCATGTGGGGATTTATGTTGGAGGCTCTAGGATGCTGCATTGTGGTTCGCCTATTGGCTATGCGGACCTTACTTCTCCTTACTGGAACAGCCATCTGTATGCTTTTGGAAGGCTGGCAACTATTCCGGAATGA
- a CDS encoding gamma-glutamylcyclotransferase, whose amino-acid sequence MKGKQRLYIAYGSNLNLEQMAFRCPTAKVVGKSELKDYELLFRGGRRGAVATVEPKAGSTVPILVWEIQKKDEASLDLYEGYPNFYDKQMLEIELDGKIVPAMVYVMTPGHSFGIPSDYYSNVIWQGYETAGFETQFLEDAIEHAYQLVQKQEREGDFYQQSLFHMGGYDGMK is encoded by the coding sequence TTGAAAGGAAAACAAAGACTTTATATTGCCTATGGGAGCAATCTGAATCTGGAGCAGATGGCATTTCGTTGTCCGACTGCGAAGGTAGTAGGAAAGAGTGAATTAAAGGATTACGAACTGTTATTTCGGGGAGGCCGCAGGGGGGCTGTGGCAACCGTAGAACCTAAAGCAGGGAGTACTGTGCCGATACTGGTCTGGGAGATTCAGAAGAAAGACGAGGCATCGCTGGATCTTTATGAAGGGTATCCGAATTTCTATGATAAGCAGATGCTGGAGATTGAACTGGATGGAAAAATTGTTCCGGCCATGGTTTATGTGATGACACCAGGGCATTCATTTGGAATTCCCTCTGACTATTATTCCAATGTAATCTGGCAAGGGTACGAAACGGCAGGGTTTGAAACCCAGTTTCTGGAGGACGCAATCGAACATGCTTATCAGCTTGTACAGAAACAGGAAAGAGAGGGAGACTTCTATCAGCAGAGCCTGTTTCATATGGGGGGCTATGATGGAATGAAATAA
- a CDS encoding amidoligase family protein gives MELKEQKFGIEIEMTGITRAKAAEVTAEYFGTRVKYLGTYYDTYAAIDTEGRQWKFMSDGSITAQKKSNGRKINAGREYQTEMVSPICRYEDIVTIQEIIRKLKEHGALTNGSCGIHVHINAEPFDARTLRNITNIMAAKEDLIYKALGVSVDRQHRWCQPVDTRFLEELNRRKPKSMEAVERIWYNGESRRDQHYDDSRYHCLNLHSVFQKGTVEFRLFNGTLHAGKIKAYIQFCLAIGAQALNQSCASRRKTQTSNEKYTFRTWLLRLGLNGEEFATARQHLLANLPGCIAWKDPAQAEAQKERMRQKREKELAERIQRQETIHPIEELESAGEAQESPAFCMRM, from the coding sequence ATGGAGTTAAAGGAGCAGAAATTTGGCATTGAGATTGAGATGACCGGCATTACCCGTGCGAAAGCGGCTGAGGTAACGGCAGAGTATTTTGGAACTAGAGTCAAATATCTGGGAACCTATTACGATACCTATGCAGCCATTGACACGGAGGGGCGGCAGTGGAAGTTTATGAGTGATGGGAGTATAACAGCGCAGAAAAAATCGAATGGGAGAAAGATCAATGCAGGGAGAGAATATCAGACGGAGATGGTAAGTCCCATCTGTCGCTATGAGGATATTGTGACGATTCAGGAGATCATCCGGAAGCTGAAAGAGCATGGGGCACTGACGAATGGAAGCTGCGGTATCCATGTGCATATCAATGCGGAACCGTTTGATGCCAGAACCCTTCGTAATATCACTAATATCATGGCAGCCAAGGAAGATCTGATCTATAAAGCTCTGGGGGTGTCCGTGGATCGACAGCATCGGTGGTGTCAGCCAGTAGACACACGATTTTTGGAAGAATTAAACAGAAGAAAACCAAAGAGTATGGAGGCAGTGGAACGGATCTGGTATAACGGGGAGAGCCGCAGAGACCAGCATTATGATGATAGCCGCTATCATTGTCTGAACCTTCATTCTGTTTTTCAGAAAGGAACAGTGGAATTTCGTCTGTTCAATGGGACGCTTCATGCAGGCAAGATTAAGGCCTATATCCAGTTTTGTCTGGCGATTGGCGCCCAAGCGCTGAATCAGTCCTGCGCCAGCAGAAGAAAAACTCAGACCAGCAATGAGAAGTATACATTCCGCACTTGGCTTTTACGGCTAGGATTAAATGGGGAAGAATTCGCCACAGCTCGTCAACATCTGCTGGCAAATCTGCCGGGCTGTATTGCCTGGAAGGATCCGGCTCAGGCGGAAGCACAAAAGGAAAGAATGCGACAGAAGCGGGAGAAGGAATTGGCAGAACGGATCCAGAGACAGGAAACCATTCATCCAATTGAGGAATTAGAATCAGCTGGGGAAGCACAGGAATCCCCGGCTTTTTGTATGCGAATGTGA
- a CDS encoding DUF87 domain-containing protein — MIAPSVIKFETDHFICGNTYRCVWALREYPTATEEQAILSHLGEKDGVTLRIYTRHVTPVEERKIISNAANKNRMDRSNTSDLQQTVLAESNLQDVTTIVAQMHRNREPLLHTAVYLELCAHDLEHLKLLQTEVLTELIRSKLNVDRLILRQQQGFRCVMPSGYNLFKDQFERVLPASSVANLYPFNYSGKTDPHGFYIGRDKFGSNVLVDFNRRADDKTNANILILGNSGQGKSYLLKLLLTNLRESGMHICALDPEMEYEDLTNNLGGCFIDLMSGEFIINPLEPKTWDEAGSPEDLDAPQTFRIRSRLSQHISFLKDFFRSYKDFSDREIDVIEIMLQKLYTRWGITDESDFECLAAEDYPVLSDLYAFIEEEYQGFDENRRQLYTAEMIQSILLGLNSMCVGAESKFFNGHTNITDDGFITFGVKGLLQASRSLKNALLFNVLSFMSDVLLTQGNTAASLDEFYLFLSNLTAVEYVRNFMKRVRKKDSAVIIASQNLEDFNLDGVREYTKPLFSIPTHQFLFNAGSIDAKFYTDTLQLEDSEYNLIRYPQRGVCLYKCGNERYNLMVNAPEHKARLFGKAGGR, encoded by the coding sequence ATGATTGCCCCGTCTGTCATTAAATTTGAAACAGATCATTTTATTTGCGGTAACACCTATCGTTGTGTCTGGGCACTGCGGGAGTACCCGACTGCTACGGAAGAGCAGGCAATTCTTTCACATTTAGGGGAGAAAGATGGTGTAACCTTGCGGATCTATACCCGTCATGTGACACCCGTTGAGGAGCGGAAGATCATCAGTAATGCAGCCAACAAAAACCGGATGGATCGGAGCAATACCAGTGATTTACAGCAGACTGTTTTGGCTGAAAGTAATTTACAGGATGTAACTACCATCGTAGCCCAGATGCACCGTAACCGAGAACCCCTCCTCCATACGGCAGTATATCTGGAGTTGTGTGCCCATGATCTGGAGCATTTGAAGCTTCTTCAAACAGAAGTACTAACGGAACTGATCCGGTCAAAATTGAATGTAGACCGACTGATCCTCCGTCAACAACAGGGGTTCCGGTGTGTAATGCCAAGCGGTTATAACCTGTTTAAGGATCAGTTTGAGAGAGTGCTTCCGGCCAGCAGTGTGGCGAATCTGTATCCCTTTAACTATTCAGGAAAGACGGATCCTCATGGGTTCTATATTGGGAGAGATAAATTTGGGAGTAATGTACTGGTGGATTTTAACCGGAGAGCAGATGATAAGACGAATGCCAATATCCTGATTCTGGGAAACAGCGGACAGGGAAAAAGCTATCTGCTTAAATTGCTGCTGACGAATTTAAGGGAGTCCGGAATGCATATCTGCGCTCTGGATCCGGAAATGGAGTATGAAGATCTGACCAATAATCTGGGAGGGTGTTTTATCGACTTAATGAGTGGGGAGTTCATTATCAACCCTCTGGAACCGAAAACCTGGGACGAAGCGGGAAGCCCGGAGGATCTGGATGCACCTCAGACCTTTCGCATCCGGTCCAGATTATCCCAGCATATCAGTTTCTTAAAGGACTTTTTCCGAAGCTACAAGGATTTTTCCGACAGGGAAATCGATGTGATTGAGATCATGCTGCAGAAGTTATATACCAGATGGGGGATTACAGACGAAAGTGATTTTGAATGCCTGGCTGCGGAGGATTACCCAGTTCTCTCCGATCTTTATGCGTTCATTGAGGAAGAATATCAGGGATTTGACGAAAACAGAAGACAGCTTTATACAGCAGAAATGATTCAGAGTATTCTTCTTGGGCTGAATTCTATGTGTGTGGGAGCTGAGAGCAAGTTCTTTAATGGACATACCAATATCACCGATGATGGCTTCATTACCTTTGGGGTAAAAGGACTGTTACAGGCCAGCAGGAGCCTTAAAAATGCATTGCTTTTTAATGTGCTTTCGTTTATGAGCGATGTTCTTTTGACACAAGGCAATACGGCAGCCAGTCTGGATGAGTTTTATCTGTTCCTTTCCAACCTGACTGCAGTAGAGTATGTTAGAAATTTTATGAAGCGTGTGCGAAAAAAAGATTCTGCAGTTATCATAGCCAGCCAGAACCTAGAGGATTTTAATCTGGATGGCGTGAGGGAGTATACCAAGCCGCTGTTTTCCATCCCGACGCATCAGTTTCTGTTCAATGCGGGGAGCATTGATGCCAAGTTTTATACGGATACCCTGCAGCTGGAGGATAGTGAGTATAACCTGATCCGGTATCCACAACGGGGAGTCTGCCTGTATAAATGTGGAAATGAGCGATATAACTTAATGGTAAATGCCCCGGAACACAAAGCCAGACTGTTCGGAAAGGCAGGAGGACGCTAA
- a CDS encoding 4-oxalocrotonate tautomerase, producing MEERKKNLCAMIPESLHKKVREEQEEWGIKLNEYMERILKDHFEKGEREMANGTRTLAFQVSEEFFQRLKKYLKKTGQSQKEFVIGLIEDVLSQEEHVVSGEMQETEGKAELEETE from the coding sequence ATGGAAGAGCGTAAGAAAAATTTATGCGCCATGATTCCAGAATCCCTGCATAAGAAAGTTCGGGAAGAACAGGAAGAATGGGGAATCAAGCTGAACGAGTATATGGAACGGATTCTAAAAGACCACTTTGAGAAGGGAGAAAGAGAGATGGCAAACGGAACCAGGACACTGGCATTTCAGGTATCAGAGGAGTTTTTTCAGAGGTTAAAAAAATACCTCAAAAAGACAGGACAGAGCCAGAAAGAATTTGTGATCGGACTGATTGAAGATGTACTTTCGCAGGAAGAACATGTAGTATCTGGAGAGATGCAGGAGACAGAGGGAAAGGCAGAACTTGAGGAAACTGAATAA
- a CDS encoding DNA cytosine methyltransferase: MMTLGSLFDGIGGFPLAAVHCGGVPVWASEIEPFPMRVTKLRFPDMIHVGDITKLDGAKLPPVDVICGGSPCQDLSVAGLRKGLAGERSGLFMDQVRIVKEMRAEDERRGVSDDFIRPRYLVWENVPGAFSSANGEDFRAVIEEIVHIKDSTCHVPRPDTGRWESAGAAILGDQFSLAWRVLDAQYWGVAQRRRRIFLVADFGGLTAPKILFEQERLPGDPAEGQDQGKGVTAAAGNSSADSGGSRVAEEKQVDIFAVHIDQREETINLNGISGALMATTNLQMQTFVAGGMRKFESAEKEECLCLNDQGGERMDVSVDVTATLRAGMSGHPPLVMGIQQGSAGAEETPDLALTEEAETGGNNYQILFENHGIDARYTGPHEVAPTMSARYGTGGNNVPLVSDMPESYCIAGNIIDREVQNGGNGLGCQPDISYTLTSADRHAVFSRQRSDEFLQNRVTATQSARQHKDATDLVCEPYQNTVGTIGYTDHKGINNQYVSEDKCIVENRKLIRRLTPLECERLQGFPDHWTDIPGASDSARYKALGNSVAIPCVDFVLRGIAYFLRKMKEEKEP; the protein is encoded by the coding sequence ATGATGACACTGGGGAGTCTGTTTGACGGGATTGGAGGATTCCCTTTGGCGGCAGTTCACTGTGGAGGTGTACCGGTATGGGCCAGTGAGATAGAACCGTTTCCCATGAGGGTAACCAAACTCCGGTTTCCAGATATGATCCATGTAGGGGACATTACAAAACTGGATGGAGCAAAATTGCCGCCTGTGGATGTAATCTGCGGAGGCAGCCCCTGTCAGGATTTGTCAGTAGCCGGATTACGGAAAGGATTGGCAGGGGAGCGCTCCGGTCTGTTTATGGACCAGGTACGCATAGTAAAGGAGATGAGAGCAGAGGATGAAAGACGAGGGGTATCAGATGACTTTATTCGACCTCGATACCTCGTTTGGGAAAATGTCCCTGGAGCATTCAGTTCCGCAAATGGAGAAGATTTCCGGGCGGTCATCGAGGAGATTGTCCATATCAAGGACAGTACCTGTCATGTGCCTCGACCTGACACCGGGCGCTGGGAATCTGCTGGGGCTGCCATTTTGGGAGATCAATTCAGCCTGGCTTGGAGAGTCTTGGATGCTCAATACTGGGGAGTCGCCCAGCGCCGCCGTAGAATCTTCCTTGTCGCAGATTTTGGAGGACTCACCGCACCAAAGATATTATTTGAGCAGGAACGCCTGCCTGGGGATCCTGCGGAGGGCCAAGATCAGGGGAAAGGAGTTACCGCCGCAGCTGGAAACAGCTCTGCGGATTCAGGCGGGAGTAGAGTAGCAGAGGAAAAACAGGTGGATATTTTTGCGGTTCATATTGATCAGAGGGAAGAAACAATCAACCTTAATGGAATATCCGGAGCTTTGATGGCAACGACCAATTTGCAGATGCAGACCTTTGTGGCAGGGGGGATGAGGAAGTTTGAAAGTGCAGAAAAAGAAGAGTGTCTGTGCCTCAATGACCAAGGAGGAGAGCGTATGGATGTTTCGGTCGATGTAACAGCAACCCTGCGGGCAGGGATGAGTGGTCATCCGCCTTTGGTGATGGGCATCCAGCAGGGGAGTGCTGGGGCAGAGGAAACTCCGGATCTAGCCCTTACAGAGGAGGCAGAAACCGGCGGGAACAATTACCAGATTCTGTTTGAGAATCACGGGATTGATGCCAGATATACAGGTCCGCATGAGGTGGCCCCTACCATGTCAGCCCGGTATGGAACAGGAGGAAACAATGTCCCACTGGTTTCAGATATGCCGGAGAGTTATTGTATTGCCGGAAATATCATTGATCGGGAAGTACAAAATGGAGGAAATGGTCTGGGATGCCAGCCGGATATATCCTATACTCTTACGAGCGCAGACCGTCATGCAGTGTTCAGCCGCCAGAGAAGTGATGAATTTCTGCAAAATCGGGTAACAGCGACTCAGAGTGCCAGACAGCATAAGGATGCTACGGATCTGGTGTGTGAGCCGTATCAGAATACGGTAGGAACCATTGGATATACAGATCATAAGGGGATTAATAATCAATATGTCAGCGAAGATAAATGTATTGTTGAGAACCGGAAACTGATCCGGAGACTGACGCCTTTGGAGTGTGAACGGTTGCAGGGTTTTCCGGATCACTGGACAGATATCCCTGGTGCCTCGGACAGTGCCCGTTATAAAGCTCTTGGAAATAGCGTAGCGATACCGTGTGTGGATTTTGTTCTCCGTGGTATCGCTTATTTTTTGCGCAAGATGAAGGAGGAGAAAGAACCATAA
- a CDS encoding DUF4406 domain-containing protein: MEHNKLVYIASPYSGDVERNVAFAKAACRYAMNQGVTPIASHLLYPQMLDDGVPEERKLGTDMGLRILKVCEEVWVCGSELSSGMEQEIRAARQLQIPLRRVSEQEIGWELCEVPIQKGMEMGG, translated from the coding sequence ATGGAACACAACAAACTGGTGTATATTGCATCTCCGTATTCTGGAGATGTTGAGCGGAATGTAGCATTTGCAAAGGCAGCCTGTCGTTATGCCATGAACCAGGGGGTTACGCCAATTGCCTCCCATCTGTTATATCCGCAGATGCTGGATGATGGAGTCCCAGAAGAGAGGAAGCTGGGAACAGATATGGGGCTTCGGATTTTGAAGGTGTGTGAGGAAGTCTGGGTGTGTGGAAGTGAACTGTCTTCAGGAATGGAGCAGGAAATCCGTGCAGCAAGGCAGCTTCAGATTCCGCTTAGACGGGTCAGCGAACAGGAGATTGGATGGGAACTATGTGAAGTACCGATACAAAAGGGAATGGAGATGGGCGGATGA
- a CDS encoding DUF6045 family protein: MFIWDFVADTVLGQIIDWLYGQIVGFLGDFFMQMGSMGAELFEMSWVQSVVLLFYYLAWALYVTGIVVAAFECGIEYQNGRGSIRDTALNVIKGFLAASLFTTVPVELYKLSISLQGSFTAGITGLGEDIGTVAAGIVQSLQDAATWQEAATSGVFGGIGSISSPIFMIFLLILMGYAVIKVFFANLKRGGILLIQIAVGSLYLFSVPRGYIDGFVGWCKQVIGLCLTAFLQATVLIAGLMVVKDQALLGLGLMLSAGEIPRIAGQFGLETGTKANVMGAVYAAQGAMNLTRTVVQVVSK; encoded by the coding sequence TTGTTTATCTGGGATTTTGTTGCAGACACGGTTCTGGGACAGATCATTGACTGGCTGTATGGTCAGATTGTTGGATTTCTGGGGGATTTTTTCATGCAGATGGGAAGCATGGGGGCTGAACTGTTTGAAATGAGCTGGGTACAGTCTGTTGTGCTTCTTTTTTATTATCTGGCATGGGCACTTTATGTGACGGGAATCGTAGTGGCAGCCTTTGAATGCGGAATTGAATATCAGAATGGCAGGGGAAGCATACGCGATACTGCCCTGAATGTAATCAAAGGATTCCTGGCAGCCAGCCTTTTTACGACTGTTCCAGTGGAACTTTATAAGCTCAGTATTTCACTTCAGGGGAGTTTTACAGCCGGTATTACAGGATTGGGAGAAGATATTGGGACAGTTGCGGCAGGGATTGTGCAGTCTCTTCAGGATGCTGCTACCTGGCAAGAAGCTGCCACATCTGGAGTTTTTGGTGGAATCGGAAGTATCAGCAGCCCGATTTTTATGATTTTTCTCCTGATCCTCATGGGTTATGCGGTAATCAAAGTGTTCTTTGCGAACTTAAAACGGGGCGGGATCCTGCTGATCCAGATTGCAGTAGGGAGCCTTTATTTATTCAGTGTGCCAAGGGGATATATTGATGGATTTGTTGGCTGGTGCAAGCAGGTAATCGGTCTGTGCCTGACCGCATTTTTACAGGCGACGGTCCTGATCGCAGGTCTGATGGTCGTTAAGGATCAGGCACTGCTTGGTCTGGGACTTATGTTATCGGCAGGTGAGATTCCTCGGATTGCGGGGCAGTTTGGGTTGGAAACGGGAACCAAAGCAAATGTGATGGGAGCAGTCTATGCAGCGCAGGGAGCTATGAACCTAACAAGGACGGTTGTGCAAGTGGTTTCTAAGTAG
- a CDS encoding DUF3852 domain-containing protein: MRTKKISAVMCMVFVLVVLFCVPVYASGDVAGAIEGTWQTASQQIKTVVDHVVFPAIDLILAVFFFGKLGTAYFDYRKHGQFEWAAPAILFACLVFTLTAPLYIWQILGI; encoded by the coding sequence ATGAGAACAAAGAAAATTTCAGCAGTTATGTGCATGGTATTCGTACTGGTAGTTTTGTTCTGCGTTCCGGTATATGCATCGGGCGATGTAGCCGGTGCGATTGAGGGAACTTGGCAGACGGCATCCCAACAGATTAAAACAGTTGTCGATCATGTTGTATTTCCCGCTATAGATCTGATCCTTGCCGTGTTCTTTTTTGGAAAACTGGGAACGGCATACTTTGATTATCGGAAGCACGGACAGTTTGAATGGGCAGCACCTGCAATTCTGTTTGCCTGTCTGGTATTTACCCTAACTGCACCGCTTTATATCTGGCAGATTCTCGGAATTTAG